The following proteins are encoded in a genomic region of Methylibium petroleiphilum PM1:
- a CDS encoding ASCH domain-containing protein: MIPPSMRTIWEAYGAAIGRDRSSDFYEPFHFHDNNQGALELATLVLQGTKRGSASLVWTYEHDNKRPPWPGSLSIMTDWLGTPLGIIETRTIEAVPFDDVTAEFAASEGEGDLSLRYWRQGHWDYFTRECRRIGRRPDPRMLVFCERFDLVFAMNPGVPHAPAS; this comes from the coding sequence GTGATCCCGCCGTCGATGCGCACGATCTGGGAAGCGTATGGCGCTGCCATCGGGAGGGACCGCTCGTCCGACTTCTACGAGCCGTTCCACTTCCACGACAACAATCAGGGCGCCCTGGAACTCGCGACGCTGGTGCTGCAAGGCACCAAGCGCGGCAGTGCCAGCCTGGTCTGGACCTACGAGCACGACAACAAGCGGCCGCCGTGGCCCGGCAGCCTCAGCATCATGACCGACTGGCTCGGCACCCCGCTGGGCATCATCGAAACACGCACGATCGAAGCTGTCCCGTTCGACGACGTCACGGCGGAATTCGCGGCAAGCGAGGGGGAGGGGGATCTGTCGCTTCGATACTGGCGGCAGGGCCACTGGGACTACTTCACGCGAGAATGCAGGCGCATCGGCCGCCGGCCCGACCCCAGGATGCTCGTATTCTGCGAGCGCTTCGACCTGGTGTTTGCCATGAACCCCGGCGTCCCTCACGCCCCGGCCTCCTGA
- a CDS encoding TerB family tellurite resistance protein, with amino-acid sequence MRSYPVNSPQAAARIVALTVVADGDIGDAEIKWLDRLAVHEQLGLARHELHALLDTFCEDLLSSDQLKWADACPVDERTLADLMGEVQDPALRLKLLRLCVELAEVDAHVDDGESSVLIAAVEHWGLHREMFRPSSRN; translated from the coding sequence ATGCGCAGTTATCCCGTGAACAGCCCGCAGGCCGCAGCCCGCATCGTCGCACTGACGGTGGTCGCCGATGGCGACATCGGCGACGCTGAGATCAAGTGGCTCGACCGCCTTGCCGTGCATGAGCAGTTGGGTCTGGCGCGGCATGAGTTGCACGCGCTGCTGGACACCTTCTGCGAGGATCTGCTGTCCAGCGACCAGTTGAAGTGGGCCGACGCCTGCCCGGTGGACGAGCGCACGCTGGCGGACCTGATGGGTGAAGTCCAGGACCCCGCGCTACGGCTGAAGTTGCTGCGCTTGTGTGTCGAGCTTGCAGAAGTCGACGCGCATGTTGACGACGGTGAATCGAGCGTTCTAATCGCCGCGGTCGAGCATTGGGGCTTGCACCGTGAGATGTTTCGGCCGTCGTCTCGGAACTGA
- a CDS encoding tyrosine-type recombinase/integrase: MGSVANTARREPWNKGKIVGQKAPFKLKDIWALRVRLQMDHRVRELALFNLGIDSKLRGCDLVALKVRDVCHGDQLATRAIVMQHKTQRPVQFEITPATREALQAWIKQAELKPDDFLFPSRLHDSPHLGTRQYARILGHWVDELGLDRAEYGTHSMRRTKATLIYRRTKNLRAVQLLLGHSKLESTVRYLGIEVDDALEISEQTEI, encoded by the coding sequence ATGGGTTCCGTTGCCAATACGGCTCGTCGCGAGCCTTGGAACAAGGGCAAGATCGTGGGGCAGAAGGCCCCGTTCAAGCTCAAGGACATCTGGGCGCTCCGTGTGCGTCTGCAGATGGACCACCGAGTGCGTGAACTTGCGCTCTTCAACCTGGGTATCGATAGCAAGCTCCGAGGCTGCGATCTGGTTGCCTTGAAGGTCCGAGACGTGTGTCACGGCGATCAGTTGGCTACGCGTGCCATCGTCATGCAGCACAAGACCCAGCGCCCGGTGCAGTTCGAAATCACGCCAGCGACTCGGGAGGCGCTGCAGGCTTGGATCAAGCAGGCGGAGCTGAAGCCCGACGACTTCCTGTTCCCCAGCCGTCTTCATGACTCGCCACACCTGGGCACCCGGCAGTACGCCCGCATCCTCGGGCACTGGGTCGACGAACTCGGCCTGGACCGCGCCGAGTACGGTACGCACTCGATGCGCAGGACGAAGGCGACGCTGATCTACCGTCGGACCAAGAACCTGCGCGCGGTTCAGCTGCTCCTCGGACACTCCAAGCTGGAGTCCACGGTGAGATACCTCGGCATCGAGGTTGACGACGCCCTCGAGATCTCTGAGCAGACCGAGATCTGA
- a CDS encoding Bax inhibitor-1/YccA family protein, which translates to MLRNTYALLSMTLLFSAAIAAASVTFQLPAPGILLTLGGYFGLLFAVYKFKNSGWALPAVFALTGFMGYSLGPVLAKSLALPGGAQVVTMALAATGATFLALSAWVLTTRRDFSFMGGFLFAGMVIALIAGLGAVFLQVPALGLAVAAMVALLSAGLILYETSRIVTGGETNYVLATVGLYVSIFNLFTSLLSLFGFGNSDE; encoded by the coding sequence GTGCTGCGCAACACATACGCCTTGCTGTCGATGACGTTGCTGTTCAGCGCGGCCATCGCTGCTGCCAGCGTGACGTTCCAGCTGCCGGCGCCGGGCATCCTGCTGACCCTGGGCGGCTACTTCGGCCTGCTCTTTGCTGTCTACAAGTTCAAGAACAGCGGCTGGGCCTTGCCGGCTGTGTTTGCGCTGACGGGCTTCATGGGCTACTCCCTGGGGCCGGTGTTGGCCAAGTCGCTGGCACTGCCCGGCGGTGCACAGGTCGTGACGATGGCCCTGGCGGCCACGGGCGCCACCTTCCTGGCCTTGTCGGCCTGGGTCTTGACGACCCGTCGCGACTTCAGCTTCATGGGCGGCTTCCTGTTCGCCGGCATGGTCATCGCGCTGATTGCCGGCCTGGGCGCGGTGTTCCTGCAGGTTCCGGCGCTGGGCCTGGCCGTCGCCGCGATGGTGGCGCTGCTGTCGGCCGGCCTGATCCTGTACGAGACCAGTCGCATCGTCACCGGTGGCGAAACCAACTACGTGCTGGCCACCGTCGGGCTGTACGTCTCGATCTTCAACCTGTTCACGAGTCTGCTCAGCCTGTTCGGCTTCGGCAACTCGGATGAATGA
- a CDS encoding DJ-1/PfpI family protein, whose amino-acid sequence MKTIRSILVLAFPNAGEQDLLIPWELFKAQAWTMANRGEKLDVVLGSFQGGSSVATQMGTRVHIDRKIESDERFDLVYIPGGIGAGAQSLNPMLLDFLRAHRAEGRWIAGNCAGMAVLHRAGVLQGLEVTSPATLSRRLPAEGTRVVQPRRAWKIDAENRIFSSGGAGTVHPSTMALVWHLFGDEAGRALAAGWDALPLHGESLFALLGPVMNDDPAVASRLQDAWEPVFLPAPQAVADPLGAQ is encoded by the coding sequence ATGAAGACGATCCGCTCCATCCTGGTCCTGGCATTCCCCAACGCGGGAGAACAGGATCTGCTGATTCCGTGGGAATTGTTCAAGGCCCAGGCATGGACCATGGCCAACCGTGGCGAAAAGCTCGACGTCGTGCTCGGCAGCTTCCAGGGCGGCAGCAGCGTCGCCACGCAGATGGGCACCCGCGTCCACATCGACCGGAAGATCGAGTCCGACGAACGGTTCGACCTGGTCTACATTCCGGGCGGCATCGGCGCCGGCGCGCAGTCACTGAACCCAATGCTGCTGGACTTCCTGCGCGCCCATCGCGCCGAGGGCCGCTGGATCGCCGGCAACTGCGCCGGCATGGCGGTGCTGCACCGCGCCGGCGTCCTGCAGGGGCTGGAAGTCACCTCGCCGGCCACCCTGTCGCGCAGGCTGCCGGCCGAAGGCACCCGCGTCGTCCAGCCGCGCAGGGCGTGGAAGATCGACGCGGAGAACCGGATCTTCTCCTCGGGCGGTGCGGGCACGGTCCACCCGAGCACGATGGCGCTGGTCTGGCATCTCTTCGGCGACGAGGCCGGCCGCGCACTTGCCGCGGGATGGGACGCGCTGCCGCTGCACGGTGAGTCGCTGTTCGCGCTGCTCGGCCCGGTGATGAACGACGACCCGGCCGTCGCCAGCCGGTTGCAGGATGCGTGGGAGCCGGTCTTTCTGCCGGCGCCGCAGGCCGTCGCCGATCCGCTGGGGGCCCAATGA
- a CDS encoding DUF3313 family protein has protein sequence MTAVRYAIAVACVAAASACSTVMVPPRADFLSSYAALTPDADRGSASSRSVMVIDPARVTIDAIEWRADTGTDITEEERRALLGHLRGALLERVHTLPRAQTGHPAVLRAAITRVETVSPSLNAVSALLLFAPLDRGGAAVEIEALAPDTGQQLAALSLGYFTPLSDMKVRFSRLAPAQLALRKAAADFSELLQPAAGTKPTARD, from the coding sequence GTGACGGCCGTCCGCTACGCCATCGCGGTCGCCTGCGTGGCCGCCGCCAGCGCCTGCAGCACGGTGATGGTCCCGCCGCGCGCGGACTTCCTGAGCAGCTACGCCGCGCTCACGCCCGATGCCGACCGTGGCTCCGCGAGCAGTCGTTCAGTCATGGTCATCGACCCTGCGCGAGTGACCATCGACGCCATCGAGTGGCGCGCCGACACGGGGACCGACATCACCGAAGAAGAGCGTCGCGCCCTGCTCGGCCACCTGCGCGGCGCACTGCTCGAACGTGTCCACACGCTGCCGCGCGCACAGACGGGACACCCGGCGGTGCTGCGCGCAGCCATCACGCGCGTCGAGACGGTTTCGCCGTCCCTCAATGCCGTTTCCGCGCTGCTGCTGTTTGCACCACTCGACCGCGGTGGCGCGGCCGTCGAGATCGAGGCCCTTGCACCCGACACCGGCCAGCAACTGGCGGCACTTTCGCTGGGCTATTTCACTCCCTTGTCCGACATGAAGGTGCGCTTCAGCCGGCTTGCGCCGGCCCAACTGGCCTTGCGCAAGGCGGCGGCTGATTTCAGCGAACTGCTGCAGCCCGCCGCTGGCACCAAGCCGACGGCGCGCGACTGA
- a CDS encoding FAD-dependent oxidoreductase, giving the protein MALEHGVRLVEFEVAETDQQRLGFVHGAKGSAWWDCTGSTPFRHRSGTTCRAAIPSLSVTAIKRTTRPKDRTMQASPSVNSAASGIDTDVLIVGAGPTGLTLATALATRGVRTLLVDRQAAGANTSRAAVVHARTLEVLEPLGVTDTLVSRGIPAKRFTIRDRDRVLVPIGFEDLPTAYPYTLMISQATTEGILLERLLGLGGQVLRPRTLIGLKQDDAKATALLDDGSWVTARFIVGADGMHSAVREQAGIPFTGGSYGETFVLADVRLSGAVPSDEVILYFSAAGMVVVAPLADGVHRIVATVAEAPDKADAAFLQALLDTRGPEREPAVVHEVLWSSRFRVHHRIADTYCAGRVLLAGDAAHVHSPAGGQGMNAGILDAVTLADALVAALAGNMGALDAYSAQRRPVAVQIVAFTDRLTRMAAARPGLRRLRNLLLSTVSRPSAVRRRLAWQLSGLVYRPSELSAGGRHGAVARSGSALWKSITGALQRFMERRARARQNRDDARILWQLDDDQLKDIGLTRGEIGLLIDGEAGPASETRRNARCVTRSMGKLECGGAS; this is encoded by the coding sequence GTGGCGCTTGAGCATGGCGTTCGCCTCGTCGAGTTCGAAGTCGCCGAAACGGATCAGCAGAGGCTGGGATTCGTTCATGGCGCGAAGGGATCGGCGTGGTGGGACTGTACGGGATCGACACCGTTTCGACACCGCTCCGGCACGACTTGCCGGGCCGCTATCCCTAGCCTCTCGGTCACCGCGATCAAACGCACCACCCGACCGAAGGACCGCACCATGCAAGCATCTCCGTCCGTCAATTCCGCCGCTTCCGGCATCGACACCGACGTGCTGATCGTCGGTGCCGGCCCCACCGGCCTCACGCTCGCGACTGCGCTGGCCACCCGCGGGGTGCGCACCCTGCTCGTCGATCGCCAGGCGGCCGGTGCCAACACGTCGCGCGCCGCGGTTGTCCACGCCCGCACGCTGGAAGTGCTCGAACCGCTGGGCGTGACGGACACGCTCGTGTCACGCGGCATCCCGGCGAAGCGCTTCACGATTCGCGATCGCGACCGCGTGCTGGTGCCGATCGGGTTCGAGGACCTGCCGACGGCATATCCCTATACGCTGATGATCTCGCAGGCGACCACCGAAGGCATCCTGCTGGAGCGCCTGCTCGGCCTGGGCGGGCAGGTGTTGCGCCCGCGCACGCTGATCGGCCTGAAGCAGGACGACGCGAAGGCAACAGCGCTGCTGGACGATGGCAGCTGGGTGACGGCGCGCTTCATCGTGGGTGCCGACGGGATGCACAGCGCCGTGCGTGAACAGGCGGGCATCCCGTTCACGGGAGGCAGCTACGGCGAAACCTTCGTTCTGGCCGATGTGCGCTTGAGTGGTGCGGTGCCCAGCGACGAAGTGATCCTCTATTTCTCGGCAGCCGGCATGGTGGTCGTCGCTCCACTGGCCGACGGCGTGCACCGCATCGTCGCCACGGTCGCCGAGGCGCCCGACAAGGCCGACGCGGCATTCTTGCAGGCGTTGCTGGACACCCGCGGCCCCGAGCGTGAGCCAGCGGTCGTCCACGAAGTGCTGTGGAGCTCGCGCTTCCGTGTTCACCATCGCATCGCCGATACCTACTGCGCCGGCCGCGTGCTGCTCGCCGGTGACGCTGCGCACGTGCACAGCCCCGCTGGCGGGCAGGGCATGAATGCCGGCATCCTGGATGCCGTGACGCTGGCCGATGCGCTCGTCGCCGCACTCGCGGGCAACATGGGCGCGCTGGACGCCTACAGCGCGCAACGTCGTCCGGTGGCCGTGCAGATCGTCGCATTCACCGATCGGCTGACACGCATGGCCGCCGCCCGCCCCGGCCTGCGCCGACTGCGCAACCTGCTGCTGTCAACAGTGTCGAGGCCGTCCGCGGTGCGGCGCCGGCTGGCGTGGCAGTTGTCTGGGCTGGTCTATCGGCCGAGCGAACTGTCAGCTGGGGGTCGTCACGGCGCCGTGGCCCGGTCCGGGTCGGCTTTGTGGAAATCGATCACGGGTGCCTTGCAACGCTTCATGGAACGCCGTGCGCGAGCGCGGCAGAACCGCGACGACGCGAGGATCCTGTGGCAGCTCGACGATGACCAGCTCAAGGACATCGGCCTCACGCGCGGCGAGATCGGCTTGCTCATCGACGGTGAAGCAGGCCCCGCCTCCGAAACGCGGCGCAATGCCCGCTGTGTTACCCGATCGATGGGCAAGCTCGAATGCGGGGGTGCGTCGTGA
- a CDS encoding ATP-binding protein, with product MNESQPLLIRFGDFELDEANAMLKRHEQALDLPPRAFSVLCELVRRPGQLVTKDMLLDAVWGHHHVSESVLKSAVRTLRAAFDDDARAPRFIETASRRGYRFIAVPGPERRPTSVARSNDGSAVPVVEAPAVSGTSGGTRLVGRGAALDRLHAAWDRARAGQHQLCWLAGEAGVGKTTLVDDFAASLGPVAFAQGQCVEQHGPSEPYLPVLEALATLCRADPALATLLRSVAPTWLLQLPWLCSEAERDSLRRELAGTSQARMLREFGELLDRCTQDRPLLLVTEDLHWSDQATVTLLNHVARRRGKACWMWLATFRAAEVIAEDHPLKAVRHELRLHRLVDEILLDPFSERELAAYVSRRLGGIAGSESFVQALHRHTDGLPLFVANVVDELLTQGALHAGAVVRDAPLAFETLSVPESLAGIMERQILRLPADQIALLEAASACGVEFSPTVVAQVLARNVDEVARQCDLLAGRQQWLVPAIEEHAAADAAAPRYAFRHALVRHVFHDRMGALARAQLHRRVALVLAGAAASGAVVSAAELATQFELGQDPDAALPHVAAAAAAALQQFAPADALRLADRGLAIARRRRSGASGQDVLATLHTLRGAAAAQLVGVSADETLQSFEQAQAALGGLPTHPLRSMALHGLGLGLFLRGALAPARELAQRSLAQALQRDDAVLVVTACDLLGQMLKLEGPPLEAIAVLEQGIQAAAGLDEQTLQTAFVLDPLVNMQAALAIPLLLAGFDQRAKVQSELALARARALKQPMARMISTWLAALCELRRDDRVQVAALAAQLSAITDEGALAHGEGPSQWFRGLVQAWSDAPAEGYAQIARAYRRYAQVGMSYGSSEVLGYATEALILARDGARALQQAEEALDMAARLEDHSYRVRLLLLKRHALLAQGAERDAAAAAREALAEARRQRSPWLEMTVLVELCDGPHADTGDVEALRKVVTGMPAGSTAPLMNRARALLGDR from the coding sequence ATGAACGAATCCCAGCCTCTGCTGATCCGTTTCGGCGACTTCGAACTCGACGAGGCGAACGCCATGCTCAAGCGCCACGAGCAGGCGCTGGATCTGCCGCCGCGGGCGTTCTCGGTGCTGTGCGAGCTGGTGCGGCGCCCCGGGCAACTGGTGACGAAGGACATGCTGCTCGACGCCGTCTGGGGGCATCACCACGTCAGCGAATCGGTGCTGAAGTCGGCCGTGCGGACGTTGCGGGCCGCTTTCGACGACGACGCGAGAGCGCCGAGATTCATCGAGACCGCCTCGCGGCGCGGCTACCGGTTCATCGCGGTGCCCGGCCCCGAGCGGCGTCCCACTTCGGTCGCTCGCTCGAACGACGGTTCGGCCGTGCCGGTCGTGGAAGCGCCGGCAGTCTCCGGGACCTCGGGCGGCACCCGGTTGGTCGGGCGCGGCGCGGCGCTGGATCGGCTGCATGCGGCGTGGGATCGCGCCCGGGCGGGGCAGCACCAGTTGTGCTGGCTGGCCGGCGAGGCCGGGGTCGGCAAGACGACCCTGGTCGACGACTTTGCGGCCTCGCTCGGCCCGGTCGCGTTCGCGCAGGGGCAATGTGTCGAGCAACACGGCCCAAGCGAGCCGTACCTGCCGGTGCTCGAGGCCCTGGCCACGCTGTGTCGCGCCGATCCCGCGCTGGCCACTTTGCTGCGCAGCGTCGCACCGACCTGGCTGCTGCAGCTGCCGTGGCTGTGCAGCGAGGCCGAGCGCGACAGCCTGCGCCGTGAACTGGCCGGCACGAGCCAGGCCCGCATGCTGCGGGAGTTCGGCGAACTGCTGGACCGCTGTACCCAGGACCGGCCGCTGCTGCTGGTCACCGAGGACCTGCACTGGAGTGATCAGGCCACCGTGACCCTGCTCAACCATGTGGCACGCCGGCGCGGCAAGGCCTGCTGGATGTGGCTGGCCACCTTCCGTGCGGCCGAGGTGATCGCCGAAGACCATCCGTTGAAGGCCGTGCGGCACGAACTGCGGCTGCACCGGCTGGTGGACGAAATCCTGCTCGATCCGTTCTCGGAGCGTGAACTGGCCGCCTATGTGTCGCGGCGGCTCGGTGGTATCGCCGGGTCCGAGTCCTTCGTGCAGGCGCTGCACCGCCACACCGACGGATTGCCCCTGTTCGTGGCGAACGTCGTCGACGAACTGCTGACCCAGGGCGCGCTGCATGCCGGCGCCGTGGTGCGTGACGCCCCGCTTGCCTTCGAGACGCTGTCGGTACCGGAGAGCCTGGCGGGCATCATGGAGCGGCAGATCCTTCGCCTTCCGGCCGACCAGATCGCGCTGCTGGAGGCTGCCAGCGCGTGCGGCGTCGAATTCAGTCCGACGGTGGTGGCGCAGGTGCTTGCGCGGAATGTCGACGAGGTGGCACGGCAATGCGACCTGCTGGCCGGACGACAGCAATGGCTGGTGCCGGCCATCGAGGAGCACGCCGCAGCCGACGCGGCGGCGCCCCGCTACGCCTTCCGTCATGCGCTGGTTCGTCATGTGTTCCACGACCGCATGGGCGCGCTGGCACGGGCTCAGCTGCACCGCCGTGTCGCGCTGGTGCTGGCCGGTGCTGCGGCATCCGGGGCCGTCGTCTCGGCCGCCGAGCTAGCGACGCAGTTCGAACTGGGGCAGGACCCTGACGCGGCGCTGCCCCACGTCGCAGCGGCTGCGGCCGCCGCGTTGCAGCAGTTCGCGCCGGCCGACGCCTTGCGCCTCGCCGACCGCGGGCTGGCGATCGCCCGTCGCCGCCGATCCGGCGCGTCGGGGCAGGACGTGCTGGCCACGCTGCACACCTTGCGCGGCGCGGCAGCAGCGCAGCTGGTGGGGGTCAGCGCGGACGAGACGCTGCAGTCGTTCGAGCAGGCGCAGGCGGCCCTGGGTGGCTTGCCGACACATCCGCTGCGCAGCATGGCGCTGCACGGGCTGGGGCTGGGGCTGTTCCTGCGCGGCGCACTCGCCCCGGCGCGCGAGCTGGCGCAGCGCAGCCTCGCGCAGGCGCTGCAACGCGACGACGCTGTGCTGGTGGTGACGGCCTGCGACCTGCTCGGGCAGATGCTCAAGCTCGAAGGCCCGCCGCTCGAAGCGATCGCCGTGCTTGAGCAGGGCATCCAGGCGGCAGCGGGGCTCGACGAGCAGACGCTGCAGACGGCCTTCGTGCTCGACCCGCTCGTCAACATGCAGGCCGCGCTGGCGATCCCGTTGCTGCTGGCCGGCTTCGACCAGCGTGCAAAGGTCCAGTCCGAGCTGGCGCTGGCACGTGCCCGGGCCCTGAAGCAGCCCATGGCACGCATGATTTCGACCTGGCTGGCGGCGCTGTGCGAACTGCGCCGCGACGACCGAGTCCAGGTTGCTGCCCTCGCGGCGCAGTTGAGCGCGATCACCGACGAGGGTGCGTTGGCGCATGGCGAAGGCCCCAGCCAGTGGTTCCGCGGCCTGGTGCAGGCCTGGTCGGACGCGCCTGCGGAGGGCTACGCACAGATAGCCCGCGCTTACAGACGCTACGCGCAGGTCGGCATGTCGTACGGCTCGTCGGAGGTGCTGGGCTATGCCACCGAGGCGTTGATCCTCGCGCGGGACGGCGCTCGCGCGCTGCAGCAGGCTGAAGAGGCACTCGACATGGCGGCGCGCCTGGAGGACCACTCCTACCGGGTCCGGCTGCTGCTGCTGAAGCGGCACGCTCTGCTGGCTCAAGGCGCGGAGCGAGACGCCGCCGCCGCCGCCCGGGAGGCCCTGGCCGAAGCTCGCCGCCAGCGATCCCCGTGGCTCGAAATGACCGTCCTGGTCGAACTCTGCGACGGTCCGCACGCGGACACCGGGGACGTCGAGGCATTGCGCAAGGTGGTCACCGGCATGCCGGCGGGCAGCACTGCACCGTTGATGAACCGCGCCCGCGCCTTGCTGGGCGACCGCTGA
- a CDS encoding TFIIB-type zinc ribbon-containing protein: MKCPTCTDTALVMSDRQGVEIDYCPQCRGVWLDRGELDKLIERSASLAPPVPAGNAAARSQPQFADSDYEHGRGQQGGRRKSWLSNIFD; encoded by the coding sequence ATGAAATGCCCCACCTGCACCGACACCGCACTCGTGATGAGCGACCGCCAGGGCGTCGAGATCGACTACTGCCCGCAATGCCGCGGCGTGTGGCTGGACCGCGGCGAACTCGACAAGCTGATCGAGCGCTCGGCGAGCCTGGCACCACCGGTCCCAGCCGGCAACGCGGCCGCCCGATCACAGCCCCAGTTCGCGGACTCCGATTACGAGCATGGTCGAGGCCAGCAGGGCGGCCGCAGGAAGTCCTGGCTAAGCAACATCTTCGACTGA